A single Rhodothermales bacterium DNA region contains:
- a CDS encoding hydantoinase/oxoprolinase family protein encodes MNPATPHPMAGIDVGGTFTDFVFLDRGVLHVLKVPTTSDDQSVGILDGLARLQASGQTVVVHGTTVATNALLERRGARTALLTTEGFADVLAIGRQNRPHLYRLDQTRPEPLVPAGLRCGIPERIDSAGAVIAPLDEAAIRRVAGRLRSEGVESVAVVYLFSFLAPEHERRTERLLNEALPDAYVTLSSALLPEYREYERTSTTVVNAYVQPLVARYLRRLDRALNGRPVRIMQSNGGTIGLAQAAGQAARLVLSGPAGGAVGAFALARQATGEARPRLLTFDMGGTSTDVALCPGEVPRSQESHIDGLPLRLPTTDIHTVGAGGGSIARIDAGGVMRVGPESAGARPGPACYGRGGAAPTVTDANLVLGRLRPEGFGAGFPLDRAAAQQAIAPLAEQLGQSVEQTALGIVRIANATMERALRRVSVERGHDPRDYLLMPFGGAGPLHACDLAEALDMRRILVPLHPGVLSALGLLMADIVSDASHAVLQPAAALLDGPDLLAAPAASLADILLSQRPTDEPGRRLEAFLDLRYKGQSYELETPLPLPILPASIRSAIEQFHARHAQRFGYAMPEAQVEAVTLRMRLTVPGVDPGWPRLPAAAAPAETARSGFQPMWHDESGPIRTPLYDRSRLAPGHRFEGPACVVQYDTTLLVSPNWSASVDDWGNLWLQTRG; translated from the coding sequence GTGAACCCCGCAACTCCCCACCCGATGGCCGGCATCGATGTCGGCGGCACCTTCACGGACTTCGTCTTCCTCGATCGGGGCGTCCTGCACGTGCTGAAAGTCCCGACGACCTCGGACGACCAGAGCGTCGGGATTCTGGACGGGCTGGCGCGTCTCCAGGCATCCGGCCAGACCGTCGTCGTGCACGGCACAACGGTCGCGACGAACGCGCTCCTGGAGCGCCGGGGCGCGCGCACCGCCCTGCTCACCACCGAGGGCTTCGCCGATGTCCTGGCGATCGGCCGGCAGAACCGGCCCCATCTCTATCGGCTGGATCAAACACGGCCCGAACCGCTCGTGCCGGCCGGATTGCGGTGCGGCATCCCCGAGCGGATCGACAGCGCCGGCGCCGTGATCGCCCCGCTCGACGAAGCCGCCATCCGCCGCGTGGCCGGGCGCCTCCGCAGCGAGGGCGTCGAGAGCGTGGCCGTCGTCTACCTGTTCTCCTTTCTCGCGCCCGAGCATGAACGCCGGACCGAGCGGCTGCTCAACGAGGCGCTGCCCGATGCCTACGTCACGCTCAGCAGCGCCCTCCTCCCCGAATACCGCGAGTACGAACGTACCTCGACGACCGTGGTCAACGCCTACGTCCAGCCCCTCGTGGCCCGGTACCTGCGGCGGCTCGACCGGGCGCTGAACGGCCGGCCCGTACGCATCATGCAATCGAACGGCGGGACGATCGGACTCGCCCAGGCGGCAGGCCAGGCTGCGCGGCTCGTTCTGAGCGGTCCTGCAGGCGGAGCGGTGGGCGCCTTCGCCCTGGCCCGGCAGGCCACGGGGGAAGCGCGGCCCCGGCTCCTCACCTTCGATATGGGCGGCACCAGCACCGACGTCGCGCTCTGCCCCGGCGAGGTGCCGCGATCCCAGGAGAGCCACATCGACGGCCTGCCGCTCCGCCTGCCGACGACGGACATCCACACGGTCGGGGCCGGCGGCGGCAGCATCGCCCGCATCGACGCCGGCGGGGTGATGCGCGTCGGCCCGGAAAGCGCCGGCGCGCGGCCGGGGCCGGCGTGTTACGGCCGCGGCGGCGCGGCGCCCACCGTCACGGACGCCAACCTCGTGCTGGGCCGGCTGCGGCCCGAAGGGTTCGGCGCCGGCTTCCCGCTCGACCGCGCCGCGGCGCAACAGGCCATCGCCCCGCTCGCGGAACAGCTCGGCCAATCCGTCGAACAGACCGCGCTCGGCATCGTCCGCATCGCCAACGCGACGATGGAGCGGGCGCTTCGCCGCGTCTCCGTCGAACGGGGGCACGACCCGCGCGACTACCTGCTGATGCCTTTCGGCGGCGCCGGCCCCCTCCACGCCTGCGACCTCGCCGAGGCCCTCGACATGCGCCGCATCCTCGTGCCGTTGCATCCTGGCGTCCTCAGCGCGCTGGGGCTGCTCATGGCCGATATCGTCAGCGATGCCTCGCACGCCGTCCTCCAGCCGGCCGCGGCGCTGCTCGACGGGCCGGACCTGCTCGCCGCGCCCGCCGCATCCCTCGCCGACATCCTGCTCAGCCAGCGCCCGACGGACGAGCCGGGCCGGCGCCTCGAGGCCTTTCTCGATCTGCGCTACAAGGGACAGAGCTACGAACTGGAGACGCCGCTCCCGCTGCCCATCCTGCCGGCATCGATCCGGAGCGCAATCGAACAGTTCCATGCCCGGCATGCGCAGCGCTTCGGTTACGCCATGCCCGAAGCGCAGGTCGAAGCCGTCACCCTCCGGATGCGCCTGACCGTCCCGGGCGTCGACCCCGGATGGCCTCGCCTGCCGGCGGCGGCGGCGCCGGCCGAGACCGCGCGCAGCGGGTTTCAACCCATGTGGCACGACGAATCCGGGCCCATCCGAACGCCGCTGTACGATCGCAGCCGGCTCGCTCCCGGGCACCGCTTCGAGGGGCCCGCCTGCGTCGTCCAGTACGACACCACCCTGCTCGTCAGCCCGAACTGGAGCGCCTCCGTCGACGATTGGGGCAATCTATGGCTGCAAACGCGCGGCTGA
- the hemH gene encoding ferrochelatase codes for MPRTGLIMLNFGEPAEPTPEAVIPFLERIFYTNAPLEQYPDEAALRRRCRELAERRAPGLIADYQAIGGSPLDEQANRQTERIQDVLAARGHDVRAYLGMQYTGPTIAEAVQRAIAEGADQLIGFSVYPLCGFTTNVAALNDVWSAAAEAGFEGPIRGISGWHAHPGYTAMRADHIAGSAAAAGIDLHAPDTLLYFSAHGTPMKYIEAGSRYDRYVEEQCRQIAERLAVQYTIGYQNHANRNIAWTQPDNETHLHEVDARQLVVEPISFLHEQSETLAELDIDFKEKVEAAGIAFFRVPVPHDDARLIDAMADLVESLLDADAPALYPCRCRPDAGTFCTNGGRTLHR; via the coding sequence ATGCCCCGTACCGGACTCATCATGCTGAATTTCGGCGAGCCGGCTGAACCGACGCCGGAAGCCGTCATCCCCTTCCTCGAACGCATTTTCTACACCAACGCCCCGCTCGAACAGTATCCGGACGAAGCCGCCTTGCGCCGCCGATGCCGCGAGCTGGCGGAGCGCCGCGCACCCGGACTGATCGCCGACTACCAGGCGATAGGCGGCTCGCCGCTCGACGAACAGGCGAATCGCCAGACCGAACGCATCCAGGACGTCCTCGCCGCGCGGGGGCATGACGTTCGGGCCTATCTGGGGATGCAGTATACCGGGCCGACCATCGCAGAAGCGGTGCAGCGCGCCATCGCGGAGGGGGCGGATCAGCTGATCGGGTTCTCCGTGTATCCCCTGTGCGGATTCACCACCAACGTCGCCGCACTCAACGACGTCTGGAGTGCGGCCGCGGAGGCCGGCTTCGAGGGACCGATCCGTGGGATTTCGGGGTGGCACGCCCATCCGGGCTACACCGCCATGCGGGCGGACCACATCGCCGGCAGCGCCGCCGCGGCGGGCATCGACCTCCACGCCCCCGACACGCTGCTCTATTTTTCGGCGCATGGGACGCCCATGAAATACATCGAGGCCGGCAGCCGCTACGACCGCTACGTCGAGGAGCAATGCCGGCAGATCGCCGAACGGCTCGCCGTGCAGTATACGATCGGCTATCAGAACCACGCCAACCGCAACATCGCCTGGACGCAGCCGGACAACGAAACCCACCTCCACGAGGTAGACGCCAGGCAGCTCGTCGTGGAGCCGATCAGCTTCCTGCACGAACAGTCCGAGACGCTCGCCGAACTCGACATCGACTTCAAGGAAAAGGTGGAAGCCGCCGGCATAGCGTTTTTCCGGGTACCGGTCCCGCACGACGATGCCCGATTGATCGATGCGATGGCCGACCTCGTCGAGTCGCTGCTCGACGCGGATGCGCCCGCGCTTTACCCGTGCCGGTGCCGGCCCGACGCCGGCACGTTCTGCACCAACGGCGGCCGCACGCTGCACCGATGA
- the hemG gene encoding protoporphyrinogen oxidase, with the protein MSQKTVAVIGGGISGLSAAYYLERLAADKGQDLRVILIESEREVGGKIDTIRQDGFTIERGPDIFLARKPDGVRLCKAIGLEQDIIGTNPDPQRSGSRIFFKGELYPLPEGLSGLVPARLGPLARSPLLSAAGKMRAALDYVLPARFNDDDESVGSFITRRLGQQAFNRLVDPLLGGIYGGDGDTISLMATFPQLRRLEREHGGILRGLQATPASKPEEDALTPFVSLAGGMRTLPQTLASKLHDVRTGQRVTAIARRKTKYALSIDGARAVTCDAFVAATPSFATAELLRPWAPEISKRLDAIPYGSMAIVFLAYKASDVPHPLNAYGYITPREEGRPIRACTWMSTKIPSRAPEGHVLLRLFIGGSTGSPNLNDTSDTDFVRMAVHEVRDVLGIVEGPLFHVVQRWPDSMPQYAVGHVDRVAGIEIGLRRHPGCFLAGAAYNGVGIPDCIRDGERAARNVIHYLYKS; encoded by the coding sequence ATGAGCCAGAAAACCGTAGCGGTCATCGGCGGCGGCATCAGCGGGCTGTCGGCGGCGTATTACCTCGAGCGCCTCGCAGCGGACAAAGGCCAGGATCTACGTGTGATCCTGATCGAGTCCGAGCGCGAGGTCGGCGGCAAGATCGACACCATCCGGCAGGACGGTTTCACGATCGAGCGGGGCCCGGATATCTTTCTGGCCCGCAAGCCCGACGGCGTGCGGCTGTGCAAGGCGATCGGACTCGAACAGGACATCATCGGCACCAATCCCGACCCGCAGCGGTCGGGCAGCCGGATCTTCTTCAAGGGGGAGCTCTACCCGTTGCCGGAAGGCCTGAGCGGCCTGGTGCCTGCGCGCCTCGGTCCGCTGGCGCGCAGCCCGCTGCTCTCCGCGGCCGGCAAGATGCGCGCGGCGCTCGACTACGTGCTGCCGGCCCGCTTCAACGACGACGACGAATCGGTCGGCTCCTTCATTACGCGCCGGCTCGGCCAGCAGGCCTTCAATCGGCTCGTGGACCCGCTGCTCGGCGGGATTTATGGCGGCGACGGAGACACGATCAGCCTGATGGCCACGTTCCCGCAGCTCCGCCGGCTCGAGCGCGAACACGGCGGCATCCTGCGCGGCCTGCAGGCGACGCCGGCATCCAAACCGGAAGAAGATGCCCTGACGCCCTTCGTCTCCCTCGCCGGCGGCATGCGTACCCTTCCGCAGACGCTCGCGAGCAAGCTGCATGACGTGCGGACCGGCCAGCGCGTCACCGCGATCGCGCGGCGCAAAACCAAATATGCCCTCTCGATCGACGGCGCCCGCGCCGTGACCTGCGATGCCTTTGTCGCCGCGACGCCGTCGTTCGCCACGGCGGAACTGCTGCGTCCGTGGGCGCCGGAAATCTCGAAGCGGCTCGACGCGATCCCTTACGGGTCAATGGCGATCGTTTTTCTCGCCTACAAGGCCTCCGACGTCCCGCATCCGCTCAACGCCTACGGCTACATCACGCCGCGCGAAGAGGGCCGGCCGATCCGCGCCTGCACCTGGATGTCGACCAAGATCCCGAGCCGCGCCCCCGAGGGGCACGTCCTGCTGCGCCTCTTCATCGGCGGGTCGACGGGATCCCCCAACCTGAACGACACGAGCGACACGGATTTCGTCCGGATGGCGGTACATGAAGTGCGCGATGTGCTCGGCATCGTCGAGGGGCCGCTGTTCCATGTCGTCCAGCGCTGGCCCGACTCCATGCCCCAGTACGCCGTTGGTCATGTCGACCGCGTGGCGGGTATCGAGATCGGCCTCCGGCGGCACCCGGGCTGCTTCCTCGCCGGCGCGGCCTATAACGGCGTAGGCATCCCCGATTGCATCCGGGATGGCGAGCGGGCCGCCCGCAACGTGATCCATTATCTCTATAAATCCTGA